The nucleotide sequence GTCGTCGAACCGGGTGCGCAGCCGCGCCAATGCTTCGTTGCGCATCAGCATCAGATAGGCGACCTTCGGCAGGTGGCGCGGCACCGTCTCGTTGAAGCCGGAAGGACCGTTCTCGATGGCGTAGAGCCGGTCACCGGGGAAGTAGCCGCTGGTTTCGAGTTCCGCCGTCTCCAGCGCCTCGGGCGAGAGGCCCTTGACCGGATAGCGGTAGAGGGCGGCGATGCGGATCGTGGGGCTCTGACTCATGCCCCAGCGCTAAGGCCGGCCCTGCGCTTTTGGCAACCGGGCCGACGCCCCCCACGCCTCATCTACGAAGAATTCCGCATGGTCGGCGGCTGCGGTCTGGGTCAGCGTGCCGGCTCCGGCATGAGGATGAGGACAGATGGCCGAAGTCACCGCGCTCTACAGATATCCGGTCAAGGGCCTGTCGGCCGAGCCGCTTCCCGCCCTGACGCTGGCGCGTGCCTCCGGCCTCGCCTTCGACCGCGAATACGCGCTTGCCCTCGGCACCACGGCCTTCGATCCGCAGAATCCGGAGCCGCTCGATAAGGGCTATTTCCTGATGCTGCGCAGCAACGAGGTGCTGGCGGCGCTCTCGACGCGGTTCGATCCCGAAACCGGGCAGCTCACGATCACGCGCGGGGGTGAGCCCCTGCTCACCGAGGATCTGACCCACCCCGAGGGCCGTGAGGCGGTCGAGCGCTTCTTCGAGGCCTATGTCGGCCCGGCCGCCAAGGGACGTCCGCGCCTCGTGCGGGCGAGGGATCACAAGTTCACCGACGGTAGCGTGATCTCGCCGGCCTTCATGCGCGCGGTCTCGCTCATCAACCTCGCCTCGGTCCGTGCTCTGGAGGAGCGGACCGGAGAAACGATCCACCCCTTGCGCTTCCGCGCCAACATCTACGTCGATGGGCTGGAGCCCTGGTCGGAGATGGATTGGATCGATCGCGAGGTGACGATCGGGAGCCTGCGCCTGCGAGGGCTCGCCCGTACACCGCGCTGCGCCGCTGTGGACGTCAATCCGGAGACGGCCGAGCGCGACACCCACCTGCCGAAGGCGCTCAAGCGCCATTTCGGCCATGTCGATCTCGGCATCTATCTCGAAGTCCTCGCCGACGGTGCCGTCGCGGTCGGTGACCGGATGGCGGTGGCTGCGCAAGCCGAAGACGCCATTGGCTGACCGGCTTGCGTTCGAGCCGGCTCAGCGGCTCCGAATGCCCGCAGAGCCTGCATTTCCGGCTCCCTTACCCCCTTGTGTTACGTAAACGCAACACCAGATCATCCCTGCCGGCGGCTCGCAAAACAGCGCCGGTGTCCTGGCGGGGAAGACCCCGCGGGGCGACGCATCGGGGGCTTCGTGCCGCGGAAAGCGGGCGGATGACCCATCCGATCCGGGGAAGGGCAACACGCATGAATTTCGAAAAGTACACCGAGCGAGCCCGTGGCTTCGTCCAGGCCGC is from Methylorubrum sp. B1-46 and encodes:
- a CDS encoding MOSC domain-containing protein, yielding MAEVTALYRYPVKGLSAEPLPALTLARASGLAFDREYALALGTTAFDPQNPEPLDKGYFLMLRSNEVLAALSTRFDPETGQLTITRGGEPLLTEDLTHPEGREAVERFFEAYVGPAAKGRPRLVRARDHKFTDGSVISPAFMRAVSLINLASVRALEERTGETIHPLRFRANIYVDGLEPWSEMDWIDREVTIGSLRLRGLARTPRCAAVDVNPETAERDTHLPKALKRHFGHVDLGIYLEVLADGAVAVGDRMAVAAQAEDAIG